A region from the Variovorax sp. V93 genome encodes:
- a CDS encoding DUF1427 family protein: MKVYVVSLALGLLVGVIYALFQVRSPAPPIVALVGLLGILLGEQIPPLIKHVIERPSQNSWLHQQVKPHVFGALPQRSAKLNSQANTAGSKERA; the protein is encoded by the coding sequence ATGAAAGTCTATGTTGTTTCCTTGGCGCTTGGCCTTCTGGTCGGCGTGATCTATGCGCTTTTCCAGGTGCGCTCTCCTGCCCCGCCGATCGTCGCCCTGGTCGGTCTGCTCGGCATTCTTCTGGGGGAGCAGATCCCGCCGCTCATCAAGCACGTCATTGAGCGCCCGAGCCAGAACTCCTGGCTCCATCAGCAGGTCAAGCCTCACGTCTTCGGCGCACTGCCCCAGCGTTCGGCCAAGCTGAACAGCCAAGCCAACACAGCGGGATCGAAGGAGCGCGCATGA
- a CDS encoding hydrolase, translating into MTIKATATPGKKLLNAKDHTLVMIDFQSQMAFATHSIDAVTLRNNAALVAQAAAGFGVDTILTTVAEKSFSGPMFREISAAFPGQAMLDRTSMNTWEDEAVIRKINEIGKKRIVLSGLWTGVCIVGPALSAIDQGFEVYVIADACGDISAEAHNRAMERMVQAGAAPMTSLQYLLELQRDWARTETYEMTTGIAKKVGGAYGLGIDYAKTMFGAHEG; encoded by the coding sequence ATGACCATCAAAGCGACCGCAACCCCCGGCAAGAAGCTGCTCAACGCCAAGGACCACACCTTGGTGATGATCGACTTCCAGTCCCAGATGGCATTCGCCACCCACTCGATCGACGCAGTCACGCTGCGCAACAACGCTGCCCTGGTGGCTCAGGCAGCCGCCGGTTTCGGCGTGGACACCATCCTCACGACCGTGGCCGAGAAGAGCTTCTCCGGCCCGATGTTTCGCGAGATCAGCGCCGCATTCCCGGGCCAGGCGATGCTGGACCGCACGTCGATGAACACATGGGAAGACGAGGCGGTCATCCGCAAGATCAACGAGATCGGCAAGAAGCGCATCGTCCTGTCCGGCCTCTGGACGGGCGTGTGCATCGTCGGGCCGGCGCTCTCGGCCATCGATCAGGGCTTCGAGGTCTACGTGATCGCCGATGCGTGCGGCGACATCTCGGCCGAAGCGCACAACCGCGCAATGGAGCGCATGGTGCAGGCGGGCGCTGCGCCCATGACGTCGCTTCAGTACCTGCTGGAACTGCAGCGCGACTGGGCCCGCACCGAGACCTACGAAATGACCACCGGCATCGCCAAGAAGGTAGGCGGCGCCTACGGCCTGGGCATCGACTACGCCAAGACCATGTTTGGCGCGCACGAAGGCTGA
- a CDS encoding AraC family transcriptional regulator, whose translation MGQLDPDWDFSSHMRANDALGESTVVDVGLQHSAIGVSRVKCGRQRTGRTEAYDPHEAYLVVLRLSAYRVEHLWVDGKPVTHNALAPGTLSIYDLDRLWFAEMREPFDCLQFHVSQNAIDQLADETGMKGRQRLYCPPDQSGIDEVMHRLGRVLVPALARRQAASRLFIEHLTLAFHAHLLSRYRLEGSPVALRAKGLAPWQERRVTDFLRENLEFDVSVEALARECGLSRSYFMKAFKQTTGVSPHQWVLAQRMDRAKNLLQSGSMSISDVAVASGFSDQSHLTRTFGRMEGTTPAAWRRNL comes from the coding sequence GTGGGACAACTCGACCCGGATTGGGATTTTTCAAGCCACATGCGCGCCAACGACGCGCTGGGCGAAAGCACCGTTGTCGACGTTGGACTTCAGCACTCGGCCATCGGCGTTTCGCGCGTGAAGTGCGGCCGCCAGCGCACGGGCCGCACCGAGGCCTACGACCCCCACGAAGCGTATCTGGTCGTCCTTCGACTCAGTGCCTATCGAGTGGAACACTTGTGGGTCGACGGCAAGCCGGTCACGCACAATGCCTTGGCACCTGGGACGCTTTCCATCTATGACCTGGACAGGTTGTGGTTTGCGGAAATGCGCGAGCCATTCGACTGCCTTCAGTTCCACGTCTCTCAAAACGCCATTGACCAGCTCGCGGACGAGACCGGCATGAAGGGGCGGCAACGTCTGTACTGCCCTCCCGACCAAAGCGGTATCGATGAGGTGATGCATCGGCTTGGCCGGGTGCTCGTCCCGGCGCTGGCCCGGCGCCAGGCGGCGTCCAGATTGTTCATCGAGCATCTGACGCTCGCGTTTCATGCACATCTCTTGTCGCGCTATCGGCTTGAAGGCTCGCCTGTCGCGCTGAGGGCCAAGGGCCTTGCCCCTTGGCAGGAGCGGCGCGTCACGGACTTCCTTCGCGAGAACCTGGAGTTCGACGTTTCGGTGGAAGCACTGGCGCGCGAATGCGGGCTGTCGCGAAGCTATTTCATGAAGGCCTTCAAGCAGACAACCGGCGTGTCACCGCATCAGTGGGTCCTGGCACAACGCATGGACCGCGCGAAGAACCTGCTGCAGTCGGGCTCGATGTCGATTTCGGACGTGGCGGTTGCAAGTGGCTTCAGCGACCAGAGCCACTTGACGCGTACTTTCGGCCGAATGGAAGGGACGACGCCTGCAGCTTGGCGCCGCAATCTCTAG
- a CDS encoding chorismate mutase, giving the protein MNTNSTSVQSASASHPNEVLEALRCDLDAIDARLLETIHARLQCCQRIGHHKKQHGVPMMQPHRIGVVQRRAAEFAASRGVSGSFLKELYDLIIAETCRLEDQIIGSAASQ; this is encoded by the coding sequence ATGAACACCAACAGCACATCAGTTCAATCCGCCTCGGCATCTCATCCGAACGAGGTCCTTGAGGCCCTTCGCTGCGATCTGGACGCCATCGATGCCCGCCTCCTTGAGACGATCCACGCCCGGCTCCAATGCTGCCAACGCATTGGCCACCACAAGAAGCAGCATGGCGTGCCGATGATGCAGCCGCATCGAATCGGCGTGGTCCAGCGCCGGGCCGCCGAGTTCGCAGCCAGCCGTGGGGTCAGCGGTTCGTTCCTGAAGGAACTCTACGATCTCATCATCGCGGAGACCTGCAGGCTCGAAGACCAGATCATCGGAAGCGCGGCATCGCAATGA
- a CDS encoding MFS transporter, producing the protein MAEAQRGSFAPLRIPVFAVLWGATVLGNIGSFMRDVASGWLITDLSASPAAVAMIQTAATLPVFLFAIPAGVLSDILDRRRFLIFVQFILAGVSLALMALSSSGTLTVEYLIALTFVGGIGAALMGPTWQSIVPELVPREQLRNAVALNSLGINIARAVGPAVGGLILASFGAAVTYGADALSYVFVIVALFWWRRPKTEASELSESFFGAFRAGLRYARASRELHLVLLRAAVFFIFASAAWALLPLVARQMLGGTAGFYGVLMGAVGAGAILGALLLPKLRARLSADGLILMASLITALVLVALVFAPPQWMAAVLMLALGIGWITALTTLNGVAQAVLPNWVRGRGLAVYLMVFNGAMAAGSLAWGIVAQAIGLSSTLVAGAAGLALAAVAFHRIRLPVGDADLQPSNHWPEPLLSQPVTHDRGPVMIQIAYRIRRKDRAAFVSAMQRLSAERRKDGAYAWGLQEHSSDDEHIVEWFLVESWAEHLRQHQRVSHADADLQSEALRYHQGLERPVVHHFLAL; encoded by the coding sequence ATGGCTGAAGCTCAACGCGGCAGCTTTGCGCCGCTGCGCATTCCGGTGTTCGCGGTGCTCTGGGGCGCCACGGTCCTGGGCAACATCGGCAGCTTCATGCGCGATGTGGCGAGCGGCTGGCTCATCACCGACCTCTCGGCAAGTCCGGCTGCGGTCGCGATGATCCAGACCGCCGCGACGCTGCCTGTGTTTCTCTTCGCAATCCCGGCGGGTGTGCTGTCGGACATCCTGGATCGTCGACGCTTCCTGATCTTCGTCCAGTTCATCCTTGCAGGCGTGAGCCTCGCATTGATGGCGCTGTCGTCCTCCGGAACGTTGACGGTCGAATACCTCATCGCGCTGACCTTCGTGGGCGGCATCGGCGCGGCGCTGATGGGGCCGACCTGGCAATCGATCGTGCCCGAGCTGGTGCCGCGCGAACAATTGCGCAACGCGGTGGCACTCAATTCGCTGGGCATCAACATCGCACGAGCGGTCGGCCCGGCCGTGGGCGGGCTGATCCTGGCCAGCTTTGGCGCGGCAGTGACCTACGGGGCGGATGCGCTGAGCTACGTCTTCGTCATCGTCGCGCTCTTCTGGTGGCGGCGCCCAAAGACCGAGGCCAGTGAACTGTCGGAGAGCTTCTTTGGAGCGTTCCGAGCCGGCCTGCGGTATGCCCGGGCCAGCCGCGAACTTCACCTGGTTCTGCTGCGCGCGGCCGTCTTCTTCATCTTTGCGAGTGCGGCGTGGGCGCTGCTGCCGCTGGTTGCCAGGCAGATGCTTGGAGGCACCGCCGGGTTCTACGGCGTTCTCATGGGGGCGGTGGGGGCAGGCGCGATCCTGGGGGCACTTTTGCTGCCGAAGTTGCGTGCGCGGCTCAGTGCCGATGGTCTGATCCTCATGGCCTCGCTCATCACCGCTCTGGTGCTCGTCGCCCTGGTGTTTGCGCCGCCCCAGTGGATGGCCGCAGTGCTCATGCTGGCACTGGGAATCGGTTGGATCACCGCGCTCACCACATTGAATGGCGTGGCGCAGGCCGTTCTTCCGAACTGGGTGCGCGGCCGCGGACTGGCCGTCTACCTGATGGTCTTCAACGGGGCCATGGCAGCGGGCAGCCTGGCATGGGGCATCGTCGCGCAGGCGATCGGACTGTCCAGCACGCTCGTTGCCGGCGCGGCCGGGCTGGCGTTGGCAGCCGTGGCCTTCCATCGCATCCGCTTGCCCGTTGGCGACGCAGACCTGCAGCCGTCCAATCATTGGCCAGAGCCGCTGCTTTCCCAGCCCGTGACGCACGACCGAGGGCCGGTGATGATTCAGATCGCCTATCGCATTCGTCGCAAGGACCGCGCGGCTTTCGTATCGGCCATGCAGCGGTTGTCCGCCGAGCGACGCAAGGACGGCGCGTACGCCTGGGGCCTGCAGGAACACAGCAGCGACGACGAACACATCGTCGAGTGGTTCCTGGTGGAGTCGTGGGCCGAGCATCTTCGCCAGCACCAACGGGTGTCGCATGCCGATGCCGATCTGCAAAGCGAAGCCCTGCGCTATCACCAAGGCCTCGAAAGGCCGGTGGTCCACCATTTTCTCGCGCTTTGA
- a CDS encoding helix-turn-helix domain-containing protein → MATPIPLSSKLAATAQTGFSLRQSSQPNYHFDWHTHDCAMLLWPQVGSLDSRWTAEPGTEHQALQLVRHTALLLPVSAAHSTRSRASRQRHGELYLRPELLGRRSRFGAFRLDAATVAMLDALSAPTLAPQSAEPLVQALVAQLAARQPCQSLQPALADQAQPLSQRMLKCYARALDLESPMPTVEAVAGELGVSVRRLQRACAAELGSSPVAIRRLLLATRARELIAQGMGPSTISLQLGFTHSGHLNRLLRGVPA, encoded by the coding sequence ATGGCCACTCCAATCCCGCTTTCGTCCAAGCTGGCCGCCACTGCCCAAACGGGCTTCTCCCTGAGGCAGAGCAGCCAGCCCAACTATCACTTCGATTGGCACACGCACGATTGCGCGATGCTGCTGTGGCCGCAGGTTGGTTCACTGGACAGCCGCTGGACTGCCGAGCCAGGCACCGAACATCAAGCCCTTCAGCTGGTCCGTCACACGGCGCTGCTTCTGCCCGTGTCCGCGGCGCACAGCACGCGCTCGCGCGCCAGCCGGCAGCGCCACGGCGAGCTGTACCTGCGGCCCGAGCTGCTTGGCAGGCGCAGCCGCTTCGGCGCGTTCCGCCTGGACGCAGCCACGGTGGCGATGCTGGACGCGCTGTCAGCGCCTACCCTGGCGCCCCAAAGCGCCGAGCCGCTGGTGCAGGCGCTGGTGGCCCAACTCGCCGCACGCCAGCCCTGCCAATCGCTGCAACCAGCACTGGCAGACCAAGCACAGCCACTGTCGCAGCGCATGCTCAAGTGCTATGCGCGCGCGCTGGACTTGGAAAGTCCCATGCCCACTGTGGAAGCGGTGGCGGGCGAACTGGGTGTCTCCGTGCGCCGCTTGCAGCGGGCATGCGCCGCCGAGCTAGGCAGCAGTCCGGTCGCCATACGCCGGTTGCTGTTGGCGACCCGGGCGCGCGAGTTGATCGCCCAAGGCATGGGGCCCTCCACCATCAGTCTGCAACTGGGCTTCACCCACAGCGGGCATCTCAACAGGCTGCTGCGCGGCGTGCCCGCCTGA
- a CDS encoding alpha/beta hydrolase yields MTILSLRDGTELYYKDWGSGPAILFSHGWPLSADMWEYQMLALASQGFRTIAFDRRGFGRSSQPWTGYDYDTFADDIAELIEHLDLREVVLVGFSMGGGDVTRYIARSGSSRVAKLVLVSAVTPMFMKTADHPAGPDRSVFDGIRAGLQNDRAQFLDDFSTLFYGTNRPGSNVSKGVLAQTLQAALQGSLKATIDCVTAFSETDFRPDMGKIDVPTLVIHGDDDQVVPLEATGRLAAELIKGATLKVYAGAPHATAFTHKDQLTADLAAFARS; encoded by the coding sequence ATGACCATTCTTTCTCTTCGCGACGGCACCGAGCTCTACTACAAGGACTGGGGCTCGGGTCCGGCGATCTTGTTCAGCCACGGTTGGCCGCTCAGCGCGGACATGTGGGAATACCAGATGCTCGCGCTGGCATCGCAGGGCTTTCGCACCATTGCGTTTGACCGTCGCGGCTTTGGCAGATCCAGTCAACCGTGGACTGGTTACGACTACGACACCTTCGCCGACGACATTGCGGAGCTGATCGAGCATCTCGACCTTCGCGAGGTCGTGCTCGTGGGTTTCTCGATGGGCGGCGGCGACGTCACCCGATACATTGCGCGCAGCGGGTCCAGCCGGGTTGCCAAGCTGGTGCTCGTCAGTGCCGTCACGCCAATGTTCATGAAGACGGCCGATCATCCGGCAGGGCCGGACCGTTCGGTCTTCGATGGAATCCGAGCCGGCTTGCAAAACGACCGGGCCCAGTTTCTGGACGACTTCAGCACGCTGTTCTATGGCACGAACCGCCCTGGATCCAACGTGTCGAAGGGCGTCTTGGCGCAGACGCTTCAGGCGGCGCTGCAAGGCTCCTTGAAGGCAACGATCGACTGCGTCACCGCATTTTCGGAGACCGACTTCCGCCCCGACATGGGAAAGATCGATGTGCCCACGCTGGTGATCCATGGCGACGACGACCAGGTGGTGCCGCTTGAAGCGACGGGCCGCCTGGCGGCAGAACTGATCAAGGGCGCGACCTTGAAGGTGTATGCCGGTGCGCCGCATGCAACGGCATTCACCCACAAGGATCAGCTCACCGCCGACTTGGCCGCTTTCGCACGCAGCTGA
- a CDS encoding helix-turn-helix domain-containing protein yields the protein MRALRLAADLSAGALASTAGVSRSMLSRIESGLVSPSIEVLDRIAVGLDVPLSRFFGDQVDRTDCSFVPAGKGVIVERVGAVAGYRYELLGHLLSGNAFVEPYLITLSEDAQPYSTFQHPGIKFIHIVSGRVKYRYGSRTMELKPGDSLLFEARALHGVELIHERPVSYMSIVFTLRE from the coding sequence ATTCGTGCGCTGCGCCTGGCGGCGGATCTCTCGGCCGGCGCCTTGGCGAGTACCGCCGGCGTCTCCCGGTCCATGCTGTCTCGCATCGAAAGCGGCCTGGTTTCGCCGTCGATCGAAGTTCTCGACCGCATCGCAGTGGGACTGGACGTGCCCTTGTCGCGCTTCTTCGGTGATCAGGTGGACCGGACGGACTGCTCCTTTGTGCCGGCCGGCAAAGGCGTGATCGTGGAACGGGTGGGCGCGGTGGCCGGCTATCGCTACGAACTGCTCGGGCACCTGCTGTCGGGCAACGCGTTCGTGGAGCCTTACCTCATCACGCTGTCCGAGGACGCCCAGCCCTATTCGACCTTTCAGCATCCGGGCATCAAGTTCATCCACATCGTCTCAGGCCGCGTGAAGTACAGGTACGGCAGCCGAACCATGGAACTCAAGCCCGGCGACTCCTTGCTGTTCGAGGCCAGGGCTCTGCACGGCGTGGAGTTGATCCACGAAAGGCCGGTGAGCTACATGTCGATTGTTTTCACGCTGCGTGAATAG
- a CDS encoding RidA family protein: MSASTPEQRLSMAGHRLPSAPEPRGHYAPFHLWQLQDGCIRLAVSGQTCRVEGVAVVGTCTPGASLEPARAAARIAMLNVLAAVAAACGGALPARLDTCRLRGFLRSTPDFAKHSAVLDAASELLQTAWPDAPRPARTVVGVASLPDGAFIEIELDAVLPPATGAVPNGAP, from the coding sequence ATGAGCGCGAGCACGCCTGAACAGCGTCTGTCGATGGCGGGCCACCGCCTGCCATCCGCTCCTGAACCGCGAGGTCACTACGCGCCCTTTCATCTGTGGCAACTGCAGGATGGATGCATCCGGCTCGCGGTCAGCGGCCAGACCTGCCGCGTCGAGGGTGTGGCCGTGGTCGGCACCTGCACGCCTGGGGCCTCGCTGGAGCCGGCCCGCGCCGCGGCGCGCATCGCGATGCTGAACGTGCTGGCTGCAGTCGCTGCAGCTTGCGGCGGCGCGCTGCCGGCCCGCCTGGACACCTGCCGCCTGCGCGGCTTCCTGCGCTCCACGCCGGATTTCGCCAAGCACAGCGCTGTGCTGGACGCGGCTTCCGAACTGCTGCAAACCGCGTGGCCGGACGCGCCCCGGCCGGCGCGCACTGTGGTCGGCGTGGCAAGCCTGCCGGATGGCGCCTTCATCGAAATCGAACTGGACGCCGTGCTGCCGCCGGCGACCGGCGCCGTGCCTAACGGCGCACCCTGA
- a CDS encoding amidohydrolase, translating to MTDSTVPDLILFNGRFTTLDRANPEAAAVAIKDGRFVQVGSAEEILSLAGPGTRRINLGGRRVLPGLIDSHLHIIRGGLNFNLELRWDGVRSLADAMAMLKAQVAITPAPQWVRVVGGFTEHQFAEKRLPTIEELNAVAPDTPVFILHLYDRALLNGAALRAVGYGRDTPAPPGGEIVRDAAGNPTGLLLAKPNAAILYSTLAKGPRLPLEYQINSTRHFMRELNRLGVTGAIDAGGGFQNYPEDYQVIQQLADARQLTIRLAYNLFTQKPQQEKQDFLKWTASSKYKQGDDYFRHNGAGEMLVFSAADFEDFRQPRPDMAPEMEGELEDVVRILAQNRWPWRMHATYDETITRALDVFEKVNRDTPLAGLNWFFDHAETISDESIDRVAALGGGIAVQHRMAYQGEYFVERYGAGAAQATPPVKRMLEKGVKVSAGTDATRVASYNPWVSLAWLITGKTVGGLQIYPQRNCLDRDTALRLWTEYGTWFSNEEGKKGRIQAGQLADLVVPDRDFFSCPESDIADTSSLLTVVGGKVVWGAGPFAAQDDSAPPPAMPDWSPVRRWGGYGAWGAQEGAPLQVTLRQAAQSCACASSCGVHGHAHASAWGSKLPVSDLKSFWGALGCGCWAV from the coding sequence ATGACCGATTCCACCGTTCCCGACCTTATCCTGTTCAATGGTCGCTTCACCACGCTTGATCGGGCCAACCCCGAAGCAGCGGCGGTGGCCATCAAGGATGGGCGATTCGTCCAGGTCGGCAGTGCCGAGGAAATCCTGTCGCTTGCCGGACCCGGTACCCGTCGCATCAACCTCGGCGGCCGGCGCGTGCTGCCGGGCCTGATCGACAGCCACCTGCACATCATCCGCGGCGGCCTGAACTTCAACCTGGAACTGCGCTGGGACGGCGTGCGCAGCCTGGCCGACGCGATGGCGATGCTCAAGGCGCAGGTGGCCATCACACCGGCCCCGCAGTGGGTGCGGGTGGTGGGCGGCTTCACCGAGCACCAGTTCGCCGAAAAGCGCCTGCCCACCATCGAGGAGCTGAACGCGGTGGCACCGGACACGCCCGTGTTCATCCTGCACCTGTACGACCGCGCGCTGCTCAACGGCGCGGCGCTGCGCGCGGTCGGCTATGGCCGCGACACGCCTGCGCCGCCCGGCGGCGAGATCGTGCGCGACGCAGCGGGCAACCCCACCGGGCTGCTGCTGGCCAAGCCCAACGCTGCCATCCTCTACTCGACCCTTGCCAAGGGGCCCAGGCTGCCCCTGGAGTACCAGATCAACTCCACGCGCCACTTCATGCGCGAGCTCAACCGCCTGGGCGTCACGGGCGCCATCGACGCGGGCGGCGGCTTCCAGAACTACCCCGAGGACTACCAGGTCATCCAGCAGTTGGCCGACGCGAGGCAGCTCACGATCCGACTGGCCTACAACCTGTTCACGCAAAAGCCCCAGCAGGAAAAGCAGGACTTCCTGAAATGGACCGCCAGCTCCAAGTACAAGCAAGGCGACGACTACTTCCGCCACAACGGCGCGGGCGAGATGCTGGTGTTCTCGGCCGCCGACTTCGAGGACTTCCGACAGCCGCGGCCTGACATGGCGCCCGAGATGGAAGGCGAGCTCGAAGACGTGGTGCGCATCCTCGCGCAGAACCGCTGGCCGTGGCGCATGCACGCCACATACGACGAGACCATCACCCGCGCGCTGGACGTGTTCGAGAAGGTCAACCGCGACACGCCGCTGGCCGGGCTGAACTGGTTCTTCGACCATGCCGAGACCATCTCGGACGAGTCCATCGACCGCGTCGCGGCGCTGGGCGGGGGCATCGCGGTGCAGCACCGCATGGCCTACCAGGGCGAGTATTTCGTCGAGCGCTACGGCGCCGGCGCGGCCCAGGCCACGCCGCCGGTCAAGCGCATGCTGGAAAAGGGCGTGAAGGTCTCCGCCGGCACCGATGCCACGCGCGTGGCCTCCTACAACCCGTGGGTGTCGCTGGCCTGGCTGATCACCGGCAAGACCGTGGGCGGGCTGCAGATCTATCCGCAACGCAACTGCCTGGACCGCGACACGGCCCTGCGGCTGTGGACCGAGTACGGCACCTGGTTCTCCAACGAGGAGGGCAAGAAGGGCCGCATCCAGGCCGGCCAACTGGCCGACCTGGTGGTGCCCGACCGGGATTTCTTCAGTTGCCCCGAGTCCGACATTGCCGACACCAGCTCGCTGCTGACGGTGGTGGGCGGCAAGGTAGTGTGGGGCGCCGGTCCCTTTGCCGCGCAGGACGACAGCGCGCCGCCACCGGCCATGCCCGACTGGTCGCCGGTGCGCCGCTGGGGCGGCTATGGCGCCTGGGGCGCGCAGGAAGGCGCGCCGCTGCAGGTCACGCTGCGCCAGGCCGCGCAGTCGTGTGCCTGCGCCAGCAGTTGCGGCGTGCATGGCCACGCGCATGCCAGCGCCTGGGGCAGCAAGCTGCCCGTGTCGGACCTCAAGAGCTTCTGGGGTGCGCTCGGCTGTGGGTGCTGGGCGGTGTGA
- a CDS encoding DoxX family protein, with product MYYVRLRWLALLLLCAAYLQGSLTKLWDFQGALAEMKAFGLEPAALFAIGVIVLELAASALILSGYLRWLGAIALAVFTLGANLVALRFWELPPGQRTMPANAFFEHLGLVGGFVLVALSDLRERAQRKEKEHG from the coding sequence ATGTACTACGTGCGTCTTCGCTGGCTGGCGCTGCTGCTGCTGTGCGCTGCCTACTTGCAGGGCAGCCTGACCAAGCTGTGGGACTTTCAAGGCGCGCTTGCCGAGATGAAGGCGTTCGGGCTCGAACCTGCCGCGCTTTTCGCCATTGGCGTGATCGTTCTTGAACTCGCAGCCTCGGCGCTGATTCTCAGCGGTTACCTGCGCTGGCTGGGCGCGATTGCACTTGCGGTCTTCACACTCGGCGCCAACTTGGTGGCCCTGCGCTTCTGGGAGCTTCCGCCGGGGCAGCGCACCATGCCTGCCAATGCATTCTTCGAGCACCTCGGGCTCGTGGGCGGCTTCGTGCTGGTTGCACTGAGCGACTTGCGCGAGCGCGCGCAGCGCAAGGAGAAAGAGCATGGCTGA
- a CDS encoding Bug family tripartite tricarboxylate transporter substrate binding protein produces the protein MIVDNRPGASGNIAATLVAQAVDNHTLGVMINGNMTIAKLLNPATHYDPLKDLKPVSLVCTAALLLAAPAAAPGGNVQEFLQAARAAGTKWSYGSPGVGTVGHLAMELLKSKANIAPVHVPYPSYQRVVAAMIAGEIQLSMVQLGAAAPQVAAGKLKPIGVTSATRSPLAPEYPSLAEAGLPGFELEVWTAVAAPASMDPEITAKLSSLISTIARSEEVRRQLAQLGYNGVGIDADGLARRVKADYDQLSRIIAAQGIRHE, from the coding sequence GTGATCGTCGACAACCGCCCCGGCGCGAGCGGCAACATCGCTGCGACGCTCGTCGCGCAAGCGGTCGACAACCACACGCTGGGCGTCATGATTAACGGCAACATGACTATCGCCAAGTTGCTGAACCCAGCGACGCACTACGATCCTCTCAAGGATCTGAAGCCTGTGAGCCTGGTCTGCACCGCTGCGCTGCTGCTCGCAGCGCCCGCCGCGGCACCTGGCGGCAACGTCCAGGAGTTTCTCCAGGCGGCCCGTGCCGCAGGCACGAAATGGAGCTATGGGTCGCCCGGCGTCGGCACGGTCGGACATCTCGCGATGGAACTGCTCAAGAGCAAGGCGAACATCGCCCCGGTGCACGTGCCCTACCCTTCCTACCAGCGCGTCGTCGCGGCAATGATCGCTGGCGAGATACAGCTCTCGATGGTGCAACTGGGCGCCGCCGCACCCCAGGTTGCGGCAGGCAAACTCAAGCCAATCGGCGTGACTTCAGCGACGCGAAGCCCGTTGGCGCCCGAGTACCCCAGTCTTGCGGAGGCGGGACTTCCCGGCTTCGAATTGGAGGTCTGGACTGCCGTTGCTGCTCCGGCTTCGATGGACCCGGAAATCACGGCAAAGCTGTCTTCGTTGATCAGCACCATCGCGCGTTCGGAAGAAGTGCGCCGCCAGCTCGCGCAACTCGGCTACAACGGTGTCGGCATCGATGCCGATGGATTGGCGCGCCGAGTCAAGGCAGACTATGACCAGCTGAGCCGCATCATCGCCGCGCAAGGCATCCGACACGAATAG
- a CDS encoding MurR/RpiR family transcriptional regulator, producing MKNRISTPPAVPPAIAAGPYASAEDFLQAVRAGFEGLSRQLKLIARYVETSRDRLALDGVQETASECGVQPSAVVRFAKHFGFSGFSEMQALFRAGAAQRLAPHRDYQERIRSLVGGAGAAPITPARIAHEVIGGSIESLQALQAGLPDERFDAAVELMLDAPALWLAASRRAFPVGAYLAYALQHTAKPVHWLHGLGHMQQGELRALAPGDVLVAISFEPYAQETLDVVELALAQGARLLAITDSQLSPLAGRASAVLLAQDGATFGFRSLTSTLCLAQSLFLGLAYRMELAYERRGT from the coding sequence ATGAAAAATAGAATTTCTACTCCGCCCGCGGTGCCACCAGCCATCGCTGCCGGCCCGTACGCCAGCGCCGAAGACTTTCTGCAGGCGGTGCGCGCCGGCTTCGAAGGCCTGAGCCGCCAGCTCAAGCTGATCGCGCGCTACGTGGAAACCAGCCGCGACCGGCTGGCGCTGGACGGCGTGCAGGAAACCGCCAGCGAGTGCGGCGTGCAGCCTTCGGCCGTGGTGCGCTTTGCCAAGCACTTCGGCTTCTCCGGCTTCTCGGAGATGCAGGCGCTGTTCCGCGCTGGCGCGGCCCAGCGGCTGGCGCCGCATCGCGACTACCAGGAGCGCATCCGCTCGCTGGTGGGCGGTGCCGGCGCTGCGCCGATCACCCCCGCGCGCATCGCGCACGAGGTGATCGGCGGCAGCATCGAGAGCCTGCAGGCGCTGCAGGCCGGCCTGCCCGACGAGCGCTTCGACGCAGCGGTGGAACTGATGCTCGACGCCCCCGCCCTGTGGCTCGCGGCCTCGCGCCGCGCGTTCCCAGTCGGCGCCTACCTGGCCTACGCGCTGCAGCACACGGCCAAGCCCGTGCATTGGCTGCACGGCCTCGGCCACATGCAGCAGGGCGAGCTGCGCGCGCTGGCGCCGGGCGACGTGCTGGTCGCCATCTCGTTCGAGCCCTACGCGCAGGAAACGCTGGACGTGGTGGAGTTGGCGCTCGCGCAGGGCGCGCGGCTGCTGGCCATCACCGACAGCCAGCTCAGCCCGCTGGCCGGGCGCGCCAGCGCGGTGCTGCTGGCGCAGGACGGCGCCACCTTCGGTTTTCGTTCGCTCACGAGCACGCTTTGTTTGGCGCAGTCGCTGTTCTTGGGGTTGGCTTATCGGATGGAGTTGGCTTATGAGCGCAGGGGTACGTGA